From Mumia sp. ZJ1417:
TCGACGCCTGGACCCCGCCGGTGGCGCGTCGCTGGAGCCCGAACAGTGTCCCCATCACCGCACCGGCCAGCGTGAGCGACGGGTTGCGGGAGGAGGCGGTGGTCGCGGTGTAGGCGAGGGTCGAGACGAGGACGGGGTGGCGCTGCCCCACCGCCTCGTACAGAGCGCCGCGGAAGAACAGCTCTTCGGCGGCACCGTTCGCGAGGGTTGTGAGCACGACCAGCGGCGGGCTGCCCTCGGCGAAGCGCAGCACCCGCCGCACGGCCGCGTCGAGGACCGGGATGCGCTGCGCCACCAGCGCACCGGCGCAGAAGCAGCCGAACGCGCCGACCCCGGTGAACACCGGCACCACGACGGGACGCCGCTGCGGCGCGTCCGGGCGTTCGATCCAGCCCCGGTGTAGGGGACCCGAGGCTAGCGCGCCCGTCGTCCAGGTCGCCGCCGTCGCCAGGGTCAGGCCGTAGAACTGTGGCGAGTCGGGTCGTGTCGAGAGCGACACCCCGAGCAGGCCCGCACCAGCGACGCCCACGGCGGCGACCGTACGGCGACGCCGACGGACCACCTCCGCGGGCTCAGGGACGGCGGCCGGGGCGACGTACCCGAGCCCACGCGGCAGCAGGGCGCGGACACGGTCCCACCGTCCCCCGCCGCTCACGAGGACCCACCGTCCTCCTGCTCCCGGGCGCGCTCGGCGAGCGCCCGCCGTACCGCCTCGTCGTACGCGAGCGGCTCGAACGGCACCACCTCGCGGATGGCGTCGTCGCGGACCACGACCTCGTTGACCATCGAGCCCACCAGCGAACGCCCCGTCCGCGTGTCGACGTCGGTGACGAGGGCGAGCCACAGCGCCGAGAGCCCCGGACTGAGCAGCGGGACCGGGAGGATCACCGGATGGCGCCCCTCGATGTCGGCGAGGCGGCGCATCATCGCCGCGTACGCGAGGACGTCCGGGCCGCCGATCTCGTACGCCCGGTCGGTGCCTTCGGGCAGGCTCAGCACTCCGACGAGGTAGCGGATCACGTCGTCCACGGCGATCGGCTGCGTCCGTGTGCTCACCCAGCGCGGCGTCACCATCGCCGGCAGGTGCTCGACGAGCTGACGCGTCATCTCCCACGAGATGCCGCCGTGACCGACGACGATCCCCGCACGCAGCGTCGTGACCGGGACGCCGCCCTCCGCCAGCAGGCCCTCGACCTCGCGCCGGCTGCGCAGATGGGGAGAGAGTTCGTCGCTGTCGTCGCCGAGCCCGCCCAGGTAGACGATGCGCCAGACCCCGGCCGCGGCCGCCGCCTCACCGAACGCGCGCGCCGCCTGCGCATCACGCCGGACGAAGTCCTCCGATCCGAGGGAGTGGACGAGGTAGTACGCCGACTCCACGCCCTCCAGGGCGGGCGACAGGGAGGCGGCGTCGTGCACGTCGCCGAAGACGGCCGTCCCCTCGCCCTCGTACGCGTCGGGCCGACGGGTCATCGCGAGCACCTCGTGCCCGTCCGCCACCAGCGACGGGACAAGTCTGCGCCCGATGAATCCCGTGGCTCCCGTCACGAGTACACGCATCGCGCCCTCCCCTGGTTGGCACCCTGCCTTCGATCATGGATTAACGGGCACCGGCACGCTCGTCGCCGTCCGTAACCCTTCGAGAACGATCTCTGGGCGTCGTAACAATCTCGTGCTCTTCTTGTGGCACCATCCCCTTCGTTACGAGATCAGCCTCACGAGAGATCAGTCTCGTGAACCCTCAGAGCTCAAGGAGCAACTTCGATGAAGGTCACCGGACGAGGCCTCAGCAGGGCGTTCGCCGCCGCTGCCGGAGCACTCGCGCTCACCGTCTCGATGGCCGCCTGTGGCGGTGACGACAGCGACGACGCGAGCAAGGAGGTCGACGGCATCAAGATCGTGGAGGGCGACACGCTCACGATCTGCACGCACCTTCCCTACAAGCCGTTCCAGTACCGCGACGACAGCGATGAGGTCGTCGGCTTCGACACCGACCTGCTCGCGCTGCTGGCCGACGACATGGGCATCGACCACAAGGTCGTCGACATCGACTGGGCCCAGATCACCTCCGGCGCCGCGTTCAAGGCCGGCAAGTGCGACGTCGGCATGGGCGCCATGACGATCACCGACGAGCGTGCCGGTGCACTCGCGATCTCCGACCCGTACTTCGACGCCACCCAGGCCCTGCTCGTCAAGGCCGACTCGGGCATCGAGGACCTCTCGGCGCTCAAGGGCAAGAAGATCGGCGTCCAGACGGACACCACCGGCGCGATGTACGCCGAGGAGAACGCCGAGGCCAACGGCTACAGCGTCGTCACGTTCGAGGACATGGCGCTGCAGGCCAACGCCGTCAAGGCGGGCTCGATCGACGCCGCGATCAACGACAACGGCGTGCTGTTCGACTTCGCCAAGGACAACCCCGACACCGCGGTGACGACGGAGTTCGACACGGGCGAGCAGTACGGCTTCCCGGCGGCCAAGGACGCCAACGGCGAGAAGATCATCGAGCGCCTCAACGAGGTCCTCGCGACCGCCAAGGAAGACGGCACATACGACGAGATCTACGAGAAGTACTTCGGCACCAAGCCGTCGACCCGTTGATCCGTCTGGCACAGTAAGGGAGCCATGAGCACCCCCACCGACTTGGCTCCGACCCGTCGTCCGCTGAGCCCGCGCAAGCGGGCTCAGCGGATCCGGGCCGTCCAGTACACCGTCCTCGTCCTGCTCATCGCCGCCGCCGTGCTGTTCGCGGACTGGCCTCAGATCAAGGACGTCTTCTTCCGGCCCGACCTCGTCGAGAAGACGATCACGAGCGGGCTCGGCCACGCGCTCTTCAACACGATCGTCTACACCCTCGGCGCCTTCGTCTTCGGCATCGTCGTCGGTACGATCTTCGCGATCATGCGGCTCTCGCAGATCGGCCCGTACCGGTGGATCGCCACCATCTACATCGAGTTCTTCCGCGGCCTGCCCGCGCTGATCGTCTTCCTCGTCTTCACGCTGCTGCCGCTGGCCTTCCCGGGCATGCGCATCCCATGGGACCCGTACGGCACGGTCTGGCTCGCCCTCGGCATCGTCGGCAGCGCCTATCTCGCGGAGACGATCCGCGGCGGCATCCAGGCCGTCCCCAAGGGCCAGGTCGAAGCCGCCCGCTCGCTCGGCATGACGTCCAGCCAGGCGATGCGCAAGGTCGTCCTCCCGCAGGCGTTCCGTACGATGCTGCCGCCGTTGACCAACGAGCTGATCTTGCTGGTCAAGGACTCGTCGCTGGTCTACATCATCGGGCTGTCCAAGGAGCACTACGAGCTCACGAAGTTCGGACGCGAGCTGGCGAACCAGAACGTCAACGTGACGCCACTGGTCGTCGCCGGCATCGCGTACCTCATCATCACTCTCCCGCTCTCGATGCTGGTCCGCCGGCTCGAGGCCAACGCAGGAAAGGCACGTTGATGTCCGACGCACTCGTCGAGATCCGCGACCTGCACAAGTCCTTCGGCGACAACCACGTCCTGCGCGGGATCGACTTCGAGGTCGCCCCCGGCGAGGTGGTCTGCGTGATCGGTCCGTCGGGCTCCGGCAAGTCGACGCTGCTGCGCTGTGTCAACCTGCTGGAGGAGCCGAGCAGCGGCACGGTCCTCGTCGCCGGCGAGGACCTCACCGATCCCGACTGCGACATCGACGCCGCCCGCCGGCACATCGGCATGGTGTTCCAGAGCTTCAACCTGTTCCCGCACCACACGGCGCTGAGCAACTGCATGGTCTCCCAGCAGACGGTGCTCAAGCGGGGCAAGAAGGAAGCCCGCAAGATCGCCGAGGAGAACCTCGACCGCGTGGGGCTCACCGACAAGCACGACGCCTACCCGGCGAAGCTGTCGGGCGGGCAGCAGCAGCGCGTCGCGATCGCCCGCGCGCTGTCGATGGCGCCCAACCTCATGCTCTTCGACGAGCCCACCTCGGCGCTCGACCCGGAGCTGGTGGGCGAGGTCCTCACGGTCATGCGCAAGCTGGCCGAGGAGGGCATGACAATGCTGGTGGTCACGCACGAGATGGCGTTCGCGCGCGAGGTTGCCGACCGTGTCGTCTTCATGGACGGTGGAGTGATCGTCGAGCAGGGCACCCCGCACGATGTCATCGGGAGCCCGAAGGAGCCTCGCACGAAGGAGTTCCTGCGCCGTGTCCTCGACCCCACGCACGTCAGCCCGAGCTGATTGCGAGATAGTCGACCCTCGACAGACTCCTGGGAGGACCCTGCATGGCTGAGACGAAGCATGGCTGAGAAGCAGTCCGTTCTCGGCCGCGTGACCGCACTCGCGCAGGCCGACGTCTCGACGCTGATCGACGACTCCGCCGATCCGGAGTCGCTCTTCCTCGCCCTTGCTCGGGCGTTCGCGACGACGATCGCCGAGGCCGAGGACACGCTCGCGAGTGCGCTCGCGGCGAAGCGTCTGACCGAGCACGACCGGGCCGAGGACCAGCAGACCGCCGACGACTGGGGCGTCCAGGCGGCCACCGCGGCCTACCACGCCTCGGAGCTGCGCATCGAGGGCAACATCAGTGGCGCCGCGGTCTTCGACGACCTCGCCCGTACGGCACTGGCGCGCCAGCTCGCCACCGAGAAGGAGGTCGCCGACGCCGTCTCGGTCGTCGCGTCCATGGCGTCGTACGTCGAGCGCCTGCGCAACGGGCTGGAGCTCGCGCGCGACCAGCTGGCGATCATCGAGGAGCGCCGCGCGCGTCAGCTCGGTCACGTCGAGCCCGCGGACGGCCGGCTCCTCGACGACGAGGTCGCCGACGTGCTCGACCCGTACACCGAACTCGCCACCTTCGAGCTGAAGCTGCACCGCGAGGACGAGCGGCTGTCCGACGCGCCCGACCGCCCGTCCTACCTCGACGACCGCTTCACGGGCCGTGTTCACCCGAGCGTTCGCAGCGAGGTCGAGCGGCGCCTCGAGATGCTGCGCCCGGACGAGGACGAGCTCGTCGCGGCCCTGGCGGCACGGGCGACCGCTTCGGCCGAGCGGCTCGCAGTCGAGGCCGAGCGGCTGGCCACCCAGGCGCGGGAGCACGACGACTCGGATCTCGATGTCGACGAGCCGGAGATCGAGGTCGCGGTCGAGGTCGCGGCTGAGGTCGAACCCGAGCCCGCGGTCGACCCGGAACCGGAGCCGGAGCCCCCGGTCGAACCCGACCCGGAGCCCGCGGTTGAACCGGTGCCCGAGCCGGAACCCGCAGCTGACGTCGAACCCGAGCCAGAGCCCGAAGCCGTGGCCGAGCCCGTGGCCGAAGCGGTGCCCGAACCCGAGCCCGCGGCTGAGGTCGAACCCGAGCCGGAGCCGGAGCCTGCGGCAGAGCCGGAGCCTGCGGCAGAGCCGGAGCCGGAGCCTGTGTTCGAGCCCGAGCCCGAACCCGAACCTGAGCCCGAACCCGCGGCTGAGGTCGAACCAGAGCGAGCGCCCGAGCCCGCCCCGGAGCCCGAGCCGGCATTCGTGGTGGAGCCCGAGCCGGAGCCCTTACGACCCGCCGGCCGCCGACGCGCGAACGTCCCGGTCAAGGGGCCGGACGACGAGCCGACCGTGCCCGTGACCGGGAGCGGGCCGGTGCCCACCCCCGTCCCCACCCCTGCTCCGGCACCGCCGCCGGATCCCGCGCCCGCGCCCGAGCCCGAGCCTCAGGACGACGATCCCGAGCCTCCGGCTCCGCCGAGCGAGGTCCGGCTGTCCTCGGTCGATCCCATGCCGCGCGGCAACCCGCTCGCGGGGATCGCGGACACCGAGGCGGCGTACCGGCTCGCACGCGCGCAGGAGGAGACACGCTTCGACCTCCCGGTCTTCGACGACTCGCGGCCGGACACAACCGGGTCGCAGGCGGCGCTCGCACACATTGCCCCGCTGCCGCCGCTGCCGCCGCTCGACGAGGACGAGCTGCCGACGGCCGAGTATCCGGCGATCAGGTTCGACTCCGTGCCCAACGCCCCGGAGCCTGCCCCGAAGTCCGAGGAAGACCGGCTCCGCGAAGAGGGCGACGCACTGGCACGCCGTCGCGCTCGACGCGCCCGCGAGGCTCACCAGCCCGGTGTGCCGACGGCGTACGACATCGCGTACGACCCGAACCAGGGTCCGACGCACCCGAGCTATCTCGAGCCGCCGGGCCCGCGTGACCTCGGAGAGGACGCGCAAGTGTTCCCGCTGCGCCCCCGTACAGAGGCGCCGCGCAACGGCGCGCCCCGCCCGAACGGCCCGAGCGAGCCCACGGACTCCGACGACGCCCCCTGACGGGCGCGGCACGCTCACCAAGCCAAGGTTGCGGACACCGAGCCAACCGAAGAGGCGTGGCTCGGCGTCCGCAACTCCGGCTAGGTTCAGGCCTTCTCCCAGCGGAACAACCGCGTCGCGAGCGCTCCGAGCACCAGTGCAAAGGCGAGCAGCGCGAGGATCGGCACGACGACGGCCGACGGCCCCTCGCCGCGCACCATCACGTCGAGCATGCCCTGGTTGACCCACTTGAGCGGGAGCACGTTCGAGAGCGCCACGATCCACGCCGGAGCCCCGTCCAGCGGGAAGAACGAGCCCGACAGGAACGCCATCGGCAAGATGACGAAGTTCGCCGCGCCCGTCGCCCCCTCCTCGGTCTTGCTGAACGAACCGATGAGCAGGCCGAGCGCAAGGAACGCGAGCGTCGCCGCCGCGAGCAACGGCACCGAGATCCACCACCAGCCCGTCAGCTCCAGCCCCATGAACGCGACCGCGGGGACGAGGAACATCACCATCTGGATCCCGGCGAGCATCAGCGCGGTCACCACCCGGGCGCCCACCACCGCGTAGGTCGGGACCGGCGACAGCCTGAGCCTGCGCAGCAGCCCGTTGCGTCGCCACAGCACGAGGTTGGCGGCCGCCCCGAACGTCGCGCCCATCGCGATCGCCCAGCCGAGCAGTGACGGGGTGAAGAACTGGATCGCGCTGAGCGACTCGTCCTCGACCTGCTCCGGCGCCAGCGTGTACGTCGGCGGCTGGCCCGACGCGGCGGCGTTGGCCGCCTGGACGATGTTGTTGAAGGTGCCCTGGACGATGCCGGCGGTGACCTGGTCGGCCGCCGAGTACCACAGCACGAGGGAGTCGCCGTCCATCGTGACGACGGCGTCGGCATCGCCCTTGCGGACCTCGGCGATCGCCGCGTCACGGTCGTCGCCGTCCTCGATGTCGAGGGTCTCGTCGATCGCTGCCTGCGTCGCCGCATCGGCGTCGTCCAGGAGCGGCACGGCACCGACCTGGATGACGTCGCTGCGGGGGACGCTGGCGTCGCCGAGCAGACCGCCGAAGAGGAAGAGGAACATCAGCGGGAAGACCACGGCCCAGAACAGCGCCATCCGGTCACGCAGGAATCCCTTGACCATGGCGATCGCGAGGCTGCGGAAGGGCCGGCCGCGGCTGGGTGCCGCGGCAGCCTTCGCCGGACGCTCGGTGGTGGGGGCGCTCATGCGCGGTACTCCCGTCCGGTCAGGTCGAGGAAGACGTCCTCGAGGGTGGCGCCTCGTACCGAAAGGCCCTCGAGGGCATCACGCTCGGCCAGGGCGGTGAGGACGAGCGCCGGCCGGCGGGTCGAGACCCGTACGGCGGACTGCTCGAGCGCGGCGGACTCCACACCCGGGAGGGCGGCGGCCTGCTCGGGGGTGAGCGTGCCCGGCGCGAGGCTGATCTGCACGGGCAGGTCGAGGCCTCGTACGAGCGCGGCCGGGGAGTCGATCGAGAGGATCTTTCCGCGGTCGACGATCGCGACCCGATCACACAGGATCTCCGCCTCGTCCATGTAGTGCGTCGTGAGCACGACTGTCCGCCCCAACTCGTTGAGGCGCGCGAGGACGTCCCACAGGTTGCGCCGCGCCTGCGGATCGAGCGCCGCCGTCGGCTCGTCGAGGAAGACGAGATCGGGATCGTTGACGAGCGCGCACGCGATGGACAGCCGCTGCTTCTGGCCACCGGACAGCTTGTCGGCCTGGATCGCCGCCTGCTCCGTCAGTCCGACGAGCTCCAACAGCTCGCCGGTACGCGTGGCAGGCGCACCGTACAACGCGCCGAACGTGTCGAGCTGCTCACGCGCGCTCAGCTTCTCGAAGAACGCCGAGGCCTGCAGCTGCACCCCCATCCGCCCGAGGATCCGCGGGTCGCGACGCGCCGGGTCCATCCCGTCGACGAGAGCCCGGCCCCCGTCGGGTCGGCGCAGGCCCTCCAGGATCTCCAGCGTCGTCGTCTTGCCCGCACCGTTGGGCCCGAGGAGTCCGAAGAACTCCCCGGGCTCAACGGTGAAGGTGATCCCGTCGACAGCACGTACCTCGCCGTACTTCTTGACGAGGTCGTGCGCCTCGACTCTCAGCCCCATGTCTCCACCCTCTGATCATTGGTTCATTACTGAAGTAATGAACCATAGAGCAAGGGACGGGGTCAACCCGTTTCACGCGCTCCCGTCACGTGAGCAGCGTGCGCACGACCCGGAGGCCGACTGAGAGGCGCGCGAGATCCGGGGTGTCCTCCCCCCAGATCTCCTCGAGCGTCTCCTCTGCACGCTCGAGCACCGAGGCCTCCGTGGCGCCCCACTCCTGCACGCGGTCGTGCGCGGACGACTCGGGATCAGTCGAGCTCAGCACCTTGCGGGCAAGCTGTCCTTGGACGCCGAGCAGGTCGTCGCGCAGCGCGGCACGGGCCATCGAGCGCCACCTGTCGTCGCGAGGGAGCGCCTGGATGCGGTGCGCCAGACGATCCAGCCCGAGCTGCTCGCCGAGCTCGAAGAACAGCTCCGCGACGGTCGTCGCCACCGTCCCTGTCGACAGGGCGATGTCGGCCATCTCGATCGCCCCGTAGGCCGGCGCGAGCGCGGCGAAGGTCTCCGCGTCGTCGGTCGGGACGTGCGCATCGGCGAGCGCGTCGGCCCTCCCCCGCCACAGCGCATGCTCACGACCGACCATCAGCCGGGGCAGGTCGCGCAGCAGGCTCTGCACCGCCGTCCCGAAGTAGTCGACGCTGCCCTCGACGTCGGCGAACCGGCGGTGGTTGATCAGCCATCGCGACGTCCGCTCGACGAGCGCCTGCACCGCGCTGCGCATGACCTCCTGCACGTCGGCCGGCACCACGTTGTCGAGCTGGCTCGCCCGCTCGAGCAGCGCCCCCTCGCCACAGATCTCGCTGGCGATCGAGCGCGCTCGTGCGAGCTCGGCAGCCGAGGAGCCCGTCTCCCCCGACAGCCGGTGGAAGTACGAGATGCCCGCACGGTTCACCATCTCGTTGACGATCGCGGTCACGACGATCTCGCGGCGCAAGGGATGCTCGGCCATGTCGGCGCGATACTCCTGGCGCAGCGCGCTCGGGAAGTAGCCGAACAGGTGCCCCCGGTAGTAGGGGTCGTCGGCGATGTCGGACGTGAGCAGCTCCTCCTCGAGCACGATCTTGGTGTACGCCATCAGCACGGCAAGCTCTGGCGCCGTCATCCCGACACCCTGCGAGCGACGCTCCGCGATCTGGTTCGGGGCGGGCAGGAACTCCAGGGCACGGTTGAGGTAGCCCCCGCGCTCCAGCCGAGCGACCCAGCTCGCGTGCGCGTGCAGCAGGCTGACCGCGGCATCGACCGAGCCCGCCAGCGACACGTTCTGGTCGTAGTTGTCGGTCAGGACGAGCCGCGCGACCTCGTCGGTCATCGACGCGAGCAGGGTGTCGCGCTCCTGCGAGGAAAGGTCGCCGCGCGCCCTGACCTGGTTGAGCAGGATCTTGATGTTGACCTCGTGGTCGCTCGTGTCGACGCCGGCGGAGTTGTCGATGAAGTCGGTGTTGATCCGACCGCCCGTCAACGCGTACTCGATGCGCCCGAGCTGCGTGAGTCCGAGGTTGCCGCCCTCGCCGACGCACTTGCAGCGCAGCTGATCGCCGTTGACCCGGATGGCGTTGTTGGCCTTGTCGCCGACGTCCGCGTGCGACTCAGAGGACGCCTTGACGTACGTGCCGATGCCGCCGTTCCAGAGCAGGTCGACCGGTGCCATGAGGATCGCCCGGAGCAGCTCCGGCGGGCTCATCGCGGTGACGTCGTCATCGATCCCCAGCGCCTTGCGCATCTGCACGCTGATCGGCACGGACTTGGCCGTACGGGGGAACACCCCGCCGCCCTCGGAGATGAGGCTCGCGTCGTAGTCGGCCCAGCTCGAGCGCGGCAGGGCGAACAACCGCTTGCGCTCCTCGAACGACGGTGCCGCCTCCGGGTCGGGGTCGACGAAGATGTGCCGGTGGTCGAACGCGGCGACCAGCCGCGTGTGCTCCGACAGCAGCATCCCGTTGCCGAACACGTCGCCGGACATGTCGCCGATGCCGACGCAGGTGAAGTCCTCGCGCTGGCAGTCGACGCCCATCTCGCGGAAGTGCCGCTGGACCGACACCCACGCGCCACGCGCGGTGATGCCCATGGCCTTGTGGTCGTAGCCCGCCGAGCCGCCCGACGCGAACGCGTCGCCCAGCCAGTAGCCGTAGTCGGCCGCGATCTGGTTGGCGATGTCGGAGAACGTCGCCGTCCCCTTGTCGGCGGCGACGACGAGGTAGGTGTCGTTGCCGTCGTGGCGGACGACGTCCGGCGGCGGGACCGCCTCGCCGCCGATGCGGTTGTCGGTGAGATCGAGCATCGACGAGATGAACGTCCTGTAGCAGGCGACGCCCTCGGCGAGCCACGCCTCACGATCGGCAGGATCGGGGAGCTGCTTGCAGTAGAAGCCGCCCTTCGCCCCGACCGGCACGATGACGGCGTTCTTGACCATCTGCGCCTTGACCAGGCCGAGGACCTCCGTACGGAAGTCGTCGCGCCGGTCGGACCAGCGCAGACCGCCGCGCGCGACGGCCCCGAACCGCAGGTGCACACCCTCGACCCGCGGCGAGTAGCAGAAGATCTCGTGCGCGGGCCGCGGCTCGGGCAGGTCGGCGATGTCGCGCGGCGACAGCTTGAACGACACGTACGACCGGGGGCGACCGTCCTCGTCGCGCTGGTAGAAGCTCGTGCGTACGGTCGCGCGGACCAGCGTCCGGTACGACCGCAGGACGCGGTCGGTGTCCAGTCCCTCGACCGCCTCGAGCCGCTCGCGCAGGTCGGCCTCGACCTCCTCGGTCAGCGACTCGCGGCGGGAGTCGTCGACGGAGGGGTCGAAGCGGGCCTGGAACAGGTCGAGGATGAGCCGGACGACGCCGGCCTCGGCCAGGAGCACGGCCTGGATCGACTCCAGGCTGAACGGCGTCCCCGCCTGCTGGAGATAGCGTGCGTACGCCCGCAGGACGACGGCCTGGCGCCAGTCGAGGTCGGCACCGAGGACGAGCCGGTTGAACCCGTCGACCTCCGCGCGGCCGTCCCAGCACGCCGCGAACGCCTCGGTCAGCCGCGTACGGCCGGACTCGTCGGTGAGCACGTGCGAGCGGGCCCGGAACCAGTACACCCACACCGGCTCGCTCGTCGCCAGCTCGTACGGCCGCTCGTCGAGGATGTCGACACCGTGCGAGGCGAACGCGGGGAGCAGGTCGGTGAGCGCGGCGGGCTCGCGGGTGTACAGCCGGACACGAAGCCGATGGGGGTCGTCGTGCCGCGGGTCGGGCTCGACGTGGACGACGATCTGGTCCTCGCCACTGAGCAGCTCGCGGGCGGCGAGGACGTCGTCGACCGCGTCGGCCGCGTCGACGTCCTCCTTGTAGCCCGCAGGGAACGCGTCGCGGAAGCCAGCGAGGACGGAGGTCGTGCTCGCCTCGCCGAAACGCCGGTCGACGGCCGCTCCCAGCGAGTCCTCCCACGACCGGATTGCGGCCGCGACCTCACCCTGCAGCTCCGCCGCCTCCACGGTGCCGAGCTCCTGGCCCGGGCGGGGGCGGACGACCAGGTGGACGCGGGCGAGCTGCGACTCGCTCACCCACACGCCGTAGTCGATCATCGGGTCCCCGCCGACCCGCTCGGCCACCATCTCCTCGATGGTGAGCCGGACGTTGGTCGTGTAGCGGTCGCGCGGGAGATAGACGAGGCACGACAGGAACCGGTCGTACGGGTCGCGCCGGACGAACAGCTGGACGTGGCGACGCTCCTGGAGGTGGATCAGCGCCTCGGCGATCTCCGAGAGTCCTTCGACCGGGATCTGGAAGAGCTCGTCGCGCGGATACGTCTCGAGGAGGTCGAGGATCTCCTTGGCCGCGTGGCTGTCGGCGTCGTACCCGAGGCCAGAGATGACCGCGTCGACCTTGCGGTCGAGGATCGGGATGCGGGTGATGCTGCCGGTGTAGGCCGACGACGCGAGCAGCCCGAGGAAGCGACGCTCCCCCACGACCTCGCCGGAGGCGTCGAAGGTCTTGATGCCGATGTAGTCGAGATACCTGGTCCGGTGCACGGTCGAGCGCGAGTTGGCCTTGGTGATGACGAGCACTGTCTTCTCACGCGCCCGCGCGCGCGAACGCGGAGGGAGACGGGAGAAGGATGCGCTCTCGCGCCGCTCGTTGCGCAGGATCCCGAGCCCGCTGGCGGGGACCGAGCGGAGCTTCTCGTCGCCCGGCTCACCCGCGAGGTCGTACTCGCGATAGCCGAGGAAGGTGAAATTGTCGTCCGCGAGCCAGCCCAGCAGCAGCGCCGCCTCGGCGGCCTCGTCGGCAGAGATGCCGGCCGGCGGCGTCGACCGCAGCTC
This genomic window contains:
- a CDS encoding transporter substrate-binding domain-containing protein, with product MKVTGRGLSRAFAAAAGALALTVSMAACGGDDSDDASKEVDGIKIVEGDTLTICTHLPYKPFQYRDDSDEVVGFDTDLLALLADDMGIDHKVVDIDWAQITSGAAFKAGKCDVGMGAMTITDERAGALAISDPYFDATQALLVKADSGIEDLSALKGKKIGVQTDTTGAMYAEENAEANGYSVVTFEDMALQANAVKAGSIDAAINDNGVLFDFAKDNPDTAVTTEFDTGEQYGFPAAKDANGEKIIERLNEVLATAKEDGTYDEIYEKYFGTKPSTR
- a CDS encoding CPBP family intramembrane glutamic endopeptidase, producing MSGGGRWDRVRALLPRGLGYVAPAAVPEPAEVVRRRRRTVAAVGVAGAGLLGVSLSTRPDSPQFYGLTLATAATWTTGALASGPLHRGWIERPDAPQRRPVVVPVFTGVGAFGCFCAGALVAQRIPVLDAAVRRVLRFAEGSPPLVVLTTLANGAAEELFFRGALYEAVGQRHPVLVSTLAYTATTASSRNPSLTLAGAVMGTLFGLQRRATGGVQASTLTHLTWSALMLRFLPALFRRRRFGDVS
- a CDS encoding amino acid ABC transporter permease — translated: MSTPTDLAPTRRPLSPRKRAQRIRAVQYTVLVLLIAAAVLFADWPQIKDVFFRPDLVEKTITSGLGHALFNTIVYTLGAFVFGIVVGTIFAIMRLSQIGPYRWIATIYIEFFRGLPALIVFLVFTLLPLAFPGMRIPWDPYGTVWLALGIVGSAYLAETIRGGIQAVPKGQVEAARSLGMTSSQAMRKVVLPQAFRTMLPPLTNELILLVKDSSLVYIIGLSKEHYELTKFGRELANQNVNVTPLVVAGIAYLIITLPLSMLVRRLEANAGKAR
- a CDS encoding ABC transporter ATP-binding protein, coding for MGLRVEAHDLVKKYGEVRAVDGITFTVEPGEFFGLLGPNGAGKTTTLEILEGLRRPDGGRALVDGMDPARRDPRILGRMGVQLQASAFFEKLSAREQLDTFGALYGAPATRTGELLELVGLTEQAAIQADKLSGGQKQRLSIACALVNDPDLVFLDEPTAALDPQARRNLWDVLARLNELGRTVVLTTHYMDEAEILCDRVAIVDRGKILSIDSPAALVRGLDLPVQISLAPGTLTPEQAAALPGVESAALEQSAVRVSTRRPALVLTALAERDALEGLSVRGATLEDVFLDLTGREYRA
- a CDS encoding amino acid ABC transporter ATP-binding protein, with translation MSDALVEIRDLHKSFGDNHVLRGIDFEVAPGEVVCVIGPSGSGKSTLLRCVNLLEEPSSGTVLVAGEDLTDPDCDIDAARRHIGMVFQSFNLFPHHTALSNCMVSQQTVLKRGKKEARKIAEENLDRVGLTDKHDAYPAKLSGGQQQRVAIARALSMAPNLMLFDEPTSALDPELVGEVLTVMRKLAEEGMTMLVVTHEMAFAREVADRVVFMDGGVIVEQGTPHDVIGSPKEPRTKEFLRRVLDPTHVSPS
- a CDS encoding NAD(P)H-binding protein — translated: MRVLVTGATGFIGRRLVPSLVADGHEVLAMTRRPDAYEGEGTAVFGDVHDAASLSPALEGVESAYYLVHSLGSEDFVRRDAQAARAFGEAAAAAGVWRIVYLGGLGDDSDELSPHLRSRREVEGLLAEGGVPVTTLRAGIVVGHGGISWEMTRQLVEHLPAMVTPRWVSTRTQPIAVDDVIRYLVGVLSLPEGTDRAYEIGGPDVLAYAAMMRRLADIEGRHPVILPVPLLSPGLSALWLALVTDVDTRTGRSLVGSMVNEVVVRDDAIREVVPFEPLAYDEAVRRALAERAREQEDGGSS
- a CDS encoding ABC transporter permease, whose amino-acid sequence is MSAPTTERPAKAAAAPSRGRPFRSLAIAMVKGFLRDRMALFWAVVFPLMFLFLFGGLLGDASVPRSDVIQVGAVPLLDDADAATQAAIDETLDIEDGDDRDAAIAEVRKGDADAVVTMDGDSLVLWYSAADQVTAGIVQGTFNNIVQAANAAASGQPPTYTLAPEQVEDESLSAIQFFTPSLLGWAIAMGATFGAAANLVLWRRNGLLRRLRLSPVPTYAVVGARVVTALMLAGIQMVMFLVPAVAFMGLELTGWWWISVPLLAAATLAFLALGLLIGSFSKTEEGATGAANFVILPMAFLSGSFFPLDGAPAWIVALSNVLPLKWVNQGMLDVMVRGEGPSAVVVPILALLAFALVLGALATRLFRWEKA